CGGGGTCATGGTCTCAGACATCGTGCCCTCCTCATCTCGGTCAGGCGCCGGCGTTCCTCGCCGGCACGATGGTGTGGGTCAGGTGTTGGTGGCGCTCCCGCTGTTGCCGGCGGCGCCGGTCGCACGGAGCACGACGACGTCGATGCGCCGGTTGGCGGCGCGCCCCGGGGCGGTGTTGTTCGAGGCGATCGGGTCGGTCGCCCCGTAGCCCTGCGAGGAGAGACGGAGCTCGGGGATGCCGTCGACGCCGTTCAGCTGCTCGACGACGTTCGCGGCGCGCACCGCCGAGAGCTCCCAGTTGGAGGTGAAGGGGCCCCCGGTCACCGGGACGTTGTCGGTGTAGCCCTCGACGATGAGGCCGTTCGGGTCGGGGCGGACGATGTTCGCCACGATGTTCACGATCGTGCGCCCCGTCGGGCCGAGCGCGGCCGAGTCGCTCGCGTAGAAGACCTTGTCGGCGAGGAGGTGCACCACGACGCCGCGGTAGTCGGTGCTCACCTGGGCGTCCTTCACGACCTTGGCCTGCACGAGCGCGCGCTGGATCTCGTCCATGATCTGCTGGCTCGAGGGACCGCCGATCTTCGTGCCCTCGCTGTTGCCCTGGGACTGGTTGCCCTGCTCGGCGACGAGGACCGGGGCCTTGGAGGAGTTGGTCCCCGGCGAGTTCACGAGGCTCGTCTGGTTGAGCAGCCCCGACCCGCCCGAGAGGTTCACCGCCGAGGGGTTGAAGGCCGCGGTGAGGCCGAGGCGCAGCTCGAGGAACTTCTTCACGTCGATCGAGCTGAAGGAGAAGAGCACGATGAACAGCGCCAGCAAGAGGGTGATCATGTCGGCGTAGGTGAGGAGCCAGCGTTCGTTGTTGCCCTCCTCGTGGCCCCCGCCGCCACGGCGCTTGGCGCGGGCGCTCACGCCGCGACCTCCTCGCTAGCGCCGCGCATCTCCGGGGCGAGGAAGGCCTCCATCTTCGTGCGCACCACCCGGCTCGTCGCCCCCGACTGCAGCGAGAGCATCCCTTCGATCACCATGTGCTTCACCTCGATCTCGAGGTGGTGCGAGCGCTTCAGCTTGTTGGAGATCGGCAGCCAGATGAGGTTCGCCGAGAGGACGCCCCACAGCGTGGCCGTGAAGGCCGAGGCGATCGCCGGGCCGAGGGAGGAGGGGTCCGAGAGGTTGCCGAGGACGTGCACCAGCCCGACGACGGTGCCGATGATGCCGAGCGTGGGGGCGAAGCCGCCGAAGTCCGCGAAGAGCTTCGCCCCCATCTGGTGGCGGCTCTCGATCCCGTCGACCTCTGCCTCCAGCACCTCGCGGATCTCATCGGAGC
This is a stretch of genomic DNA from Acidimicrobiales bacterium. It encodes these proteins:
- a CDS encoding flagellar motor protein MotB, encoding MSARAKRRGGGGHEEGNNERWLLTYADMITLLLALFIVLFSFSSIDVKKFLELRLGLTAAFNPSAVNLSGGSGLLNQTSLVNSPGTNSSKAPVLVAEQGNQSQGNSEGTKIGGPSSQQIMDEIQRALVQAKVVKDAQVSTDYRGVVVHLLADKVFYASDSAALGPTGRTIVNIVANIVRPDPNGLIVEGYTDNVPVTGGPFTSNWELSAVRAANVVEQLNGVDGIPELRLSSQGYGATDPIASNNTAPGRAANRRIDVVVLRATGAAGNSGSATNT
- a CDS encoding motility protein A; the protein is MKDNWTTIGIGGALTCVLLSFVMDGGNPAVLLKPAPLILVFGGTFFAGTAGYMKSDVKSFSKLLKVATQASVFDAEITIQELSRLAGIAKRKGVLELEKEAKNLDDPFIRRACELAADGTSSDEIREVLEAEVDGIESRHQMGAKLFADFGGFAPTLGIIGTVVGLVHVLGNLSDPSSLGPAIASAFTATLWGVLSANLIWLPISNKLKRSHHLEIEVKHMVIEGMLSLQSGATSRVVRTKMEAFLAPEMRGASEEVAA